In Candidatus Dormiibacterota bacterium, a single genomic region encodes these proteins:
- a CDS encoding sigma-70 family RNA polymerase sigma factor codes for MADWLTHEFERNRGHLRGVAYRMLGSLDDAEDAVQEAWLRLSRQESGGIENLGSWLTTVVARICVDMLRSRRSKREESLGHIPDFIVDRQDSPEDEVLMADSVGLALLVVLDSLTPSERLAFVLHDMFSMPFEEIAAMLGRSAVAVRQLASRARRRVQGAAPPTGTFAQRRAVVDAFVQASRNGDFEGLVAVLDPDVVMRADREPAIQGVRGARAVASQAVAFRNVDLKIEPVIVNGSPGIVSWLPNGQPLSVMGFVVTDHRISEIYVISRPDRLRQILGL; via the coding sequence ATGGCGGATTGGTTGACGCACGAGTTTGAACGAAACCGGGGTCATCTGAGAGGCGTCGCATACAGGATGCTGGGGTCGCTTGACGATGCGGAGGATGCCGTGCAGGAAGCGTGGCTTCGGCTGAGTCGGCAGGAGAGCGGCGGCATCGAGAATCTCGGAAGCTGGCTGACGACGGTTGTTGCTCGGATATGCGTCGATATGCTTCGATCTCGGCGCTCCAAGCGCGAGGAGTCGCTCGGGCACATCCCCGATTTCATCGTGGACCGCCAGGACAGCCCTGAAGATGAAGTGCTCATGGCGGATTCGGTCGGCCTCGCGCTGCTCGTAGTTCTCGATAGCCTAACGCCCTCCGAACGACTTGCGTTCGTCCTGCACGACATGTTTTCGATGCCGTTTGAGGAAATCGCAGCGATGCTCGGTCGGTCGGCCGTCGCCGTCCGCCAGCTCGCCAGCCGCGCACGCCGTCGCGTGCAAGGAGCGGCGCCGCCGACTGGCACCTTCGCGCAACGGCGCGCGGTCGTCGACGCGTTTGTGCAGGCATCACGTAACGGCGACTTTGAGGGACTCGTGGCAGTGCTCGATCCCGACGTTGTAATGCGCGCCGACCGGGAGCCGGCCATCCAGGGCGTGCGCGGTGCGCGGGCCGTTGCGTCACAGGCGGTAGCGTTCCGCAATGTAGATTTGAAGATCGAGCCCGTGATCGTCAACGGATCGCCGGGAATCGTGTCTTGGCTTCCCAATGGACAACCGCTATCGGTGATGGGTTTTGTCGTCACGGACCACCGCATTAGCGAGATTTACGTGATTTCGCGACCGGATCGCTTGCGCCAAATACTCGGGCTCTGA
- a CDS encoding EAL domain-containing protein, whose translation MNNVFPKSLRQDIGRRLREIFSRSCCSPLRDHLDEPGTREPEHPSTIANGLCPLASSATRAVSATHSGLPAAKQLLGDQSQALDVLTWLHGRGVTVALDDFGTGHNTLSYLKLYPIDTIKLDRSFVFCGAANSARVQRRALRRRLPRIAESRRL comes from the coding sequence GTGAACAATGTTTTCCCCAAGTCTTTGCGGCAAGATATCGGTAGGCGGCTACGCGAGATTTTCTCGCGAAGCTGCTGCTCGCCTCTACGCGATCACCTCGACGAGCCCGGAACGCGCGAGCCCGAACATCCGAGCACGATCGCAAATGGACTCTGCCCGCTCGCAAGCTCCGCAACGCGCGCGGTAAGCGCAACGCACTCGGGCCTCCCGGCCGCGAAGCAGCTGCTAGGCGACCAGTCGCAGGCGCTCGACGTACTGACCTGGCTGCACGGTCGCGGCGTAACCGTCGCCCTCGACGATTTCGGAACCGGGCACAATACGCTGAGCTATCTGAAGCTCTATCCGATCGACACGATCAAGCTCGATCGCTCCTTCGTTTTCTGCGGCGCAGCGAATTCTGCGAGAGTTCAACGGCGTGCGCTTCGGCGACGACTTCCTCGCATCGCAGAATCTCGCCGTCTGTAA
- a CDS encoding divalent metal cation transporter, whose product MHFLAVLGPGLVVMLADTEAGSITTAAASGAAFGYKLILLQVLLIVPLFVVQEMTVRLGTVTGKGHARLIREHYGLTWAWISLGTMLVTNVAALVTEFAGIAGAAQIFGLPRAPIIVMAAVVLSIVIFTASYKRVEIFALGLCAIELFFIPAAFAAHPSVHAVLMRGLFASQPLGNQAYLMLVASNIGAVIMPWMIFYQQSATVDKGLTLRDIGFARIDTAIGSVLTQAIMCAIIVTTAATLFVHHIRIDGAAQAAMSLQPLVGRLAGVTLGAGLVGASMLGAFVVSLATAWAFGETFGWRCSLNDGVKAKRFAALYLASVFVAAAIVLIPRLQLIQMTIKIEAFNGFVLPIVLGFLLVLVNDRNVIGERRNTLAGNVVTVGLSAIIVALGVWMAIHAG is encoded by the coding sequence GTGCACTTTCTGGCCGTCCTCGGACCGGGGCTCGTCGTCATGCTTGCCGACACGGAAGCCGGGAGCATCACGACTGCCGCAGCATCCGGAGCCGCCTTCGGGTACAAGCTCATTCTGCTGCAGGTGCTACTCATCGTCCCCCTCTTCGTCGTCCAAGAGATGACGGTGCGGTTGGGCACCGTTACCGGCAAGGGACACGCTCGGCTCATTCGCGAGCATTACGGCCTGACATGGGCCTGGATATCCCTTGGAACGATGCTCGTCACCAACGTTGCTGCGCTCGTCACCGAGTTCGCCGGCATTGCCGGCGCCGCGCAAATCTTCGGCTTACCGCGTGCGCCGATCATCGTAATGGCTGCCGTCGTGCTCTCGATCGTCATCTTCACCGCATCGTACAAACGCGTCGAGATCTTCGCACTTGGGCTCTGCGCGATCGAGCTGTTCTTCATTCCGGCTGCATTTGCCGCGCATCCTTCGGTTCATGCGGTGCTCATGCGCGGCCTGTTCGCGAGCCAACCCCTCGGCAATCAGGCATACCTCATGCTGGTCGCGTCGAACATCGGCGCGGTCATCATGCCATGGATGATCTTCTATCAGCAGAGCGCCACCGTCGACAAGGGCCTGACGCTTCGAGACATCGGCTTTGCTCGCATCGACACCGCCATCGGCTCGGTGCTGACGCAGGCGATCATGTGCGCGATAATCGTTACCACGGCGGCAACGCTTTTCGTCCACCATATCCGGATCGACGGCGCCGCGCAAGCGGCAATGTCGCTGCAACCGCTGGTCGGCCGGCTTGCAGGCGTGACGCTCGGCGCAGGTTTGGTGGGGGCATCGATGCTCGGCGCATTCGTCGTCTCGCTCGCCACCGCATGGGCCTTTGGCGAGACCTTCGGCTGGCGTTGTTCGCTCAACGACGGCGTGAAGGCGAAGCGCTTTGCCGCGCTCTACCTAGCGAGCGTGTTCGTCGCCGCGGCGATCGTGCTGATCCCGCGGTTACAACTCATCCAAATGACGATCAAGATCGAAGCATTCAACGGATTCGTTCTGCCGATTGTGCTCGGCTTCTTGCTCGTGCTCGTCAACGACCGCAACGTGATCGGCGAGCGACGCAACACGCTGGCCGGCAACGTCGTTACCGTCGGATTATCCGCGATCATCGTTGCGCTCGGTGTCTGGATGGCGATCCATGCCGGCTAG
- the msrA gene encoding peptide-methionine (S)-S-oxide reductase MsrA produces the protein MMKRLVLAALLCAAVLATPAAWASPVPAQRVVLAGGCFWGMQAVFERLRGVTSVVAGYSGGGAATAHYEIVSTGLTGHAESVEITYDPAAISFAQILDVYFLIAHDPTELNRQGPDYGSQYRSEIFFTTEQQRHTAVATIASLERRHVFGSRIVTQVAPLRAFYPAEAYHQDFVAHHPDDAYVVINDLPKLHTLAVRFPSLVKH, from the coding sequence ATGATGAAACGACTCGTGCTGGCCGCGCTCCTCTGCGCCGCCGTGCTCGCTACGCCTGCGGCCTGGGCTTCGCCCGTGCCCGCGCAGCGGGTCGTGCTCGCCGGCGGCTGCTTCTGGGGAATGCAGGCCGTCTTCGAGCGTTTGCGCGGCGTGACGAGCGTCGTCGCAGGCTATTCCGGCGGCGGCGCAGCGACCGCGCACTACGAGATCGTCAGCACGGGCTTGACAGGTCATGCCGAATCGGTCGAGATCACGTACGATCCGGCGGCGATCAGCTTTGCGCAGATCCTCGACGTCTACTTCTTGATCGCGCACGATCCAACGGAGCTCAATCGCCAAGGGCCCGATTACGGCAGCCAATATCGTTCGGAGATATTCTTCACCACAGAGCAGCAGCGCCACACGGCAGTGGCCACGATCGCTTCGCTCGAGCGCCGCCACGTTTTCGGGAGCCGGATCGTGACGCAGGTCGCGCCGCTACGCGCGTTTTATCCGGCCGAGGCGTACCATCAAGACTTCGTCGCGCACCATCCGGACGACGCGTACGTGGTCATCAACGATCTGCCGAAACTGCACACGCTCGCCGTGCGCTTCCCGAGCCTTGTCAAACACTGA
- a CDS encoding UBP-type zinc finger domain-containing protein — translation MSNTEACPHLGEIRDVTPSAEGCEECLSTGDSWVHLRECLICGHVGCCDSSKNRHATKHFQHTNHPIIKSFEPGEDWRWCYVDERMV, via the coding sequence TTGTCAAACACTGAGGCGTGCCCGCACCTGGGCGAGATCCGCGACGTCACGCCCTCTGCCGAGGGATGCGAAGAGTGCTTGAGCACGGGCGATAGCTGGGTGCATCTGCGAGAATGCTTGATATGCGGTCACGTCGGCTGCTGCGACAGTTCGAAGAATCGCCACGCCACGAAGCATTTCCAACACACCAATCACCCAATTATCAAGTCATTCGAACCGGGTGAAGATTGGCGCTGGTGCTACGTGGACGAACGCATGGTGTAG
- a CDS encoding VOC family protein codes for MNVSLITYPASDMDAAKRFFRELTGTDPYADAPQYVGYRSGDMEIGLVPKGHFPGALAFWTVSDIASSVKALEAAGGTVVQEIQDVAYGLLVASVKDPNGSIVGLRQFPKS; via the coding sequence ATGAACGTCTCTCTCATCACGTATCCGGCGTCAGATATGGACGCAGCCAAGCGATTCTTTCGTGAACTCACGGGGACCGATCCCTACGCCGACGCGCCCCAATACGTTGGCTACCGGAGCGGCGATATGGAAATCGGGCTCGTTCCGAAGGGACACTTCCCTGGCGCACTTGCCTTCTGGACGGTCAGCGACATCGCATCGAGCGTGAAAGCGCTCGAAGCCGCGGGCGGCACCGTCGTGCAAGAGATTCAAGACGTCGCCTACGGTCTGTTGGTCGCGAGCGTCAAAGACCCCAACGGATCGATCGTAGGGCTGCGACAATTCCCGAAGAGCTGA
- a CDS encoding serine hydrolase, translating into MANAIRSAVSAMAAPTPPGLAIAVYYHGNAYYFYQGVRAVGGMPVDRNTIFELGSLTKSFTGIMLGAYVNQGTAGVTAYDHPVRWIDFVGDPNQTAPAPVQTTCAQPSATPVPPADYGTVTAMTLLQLATHTSGIPYTPPPPNGDIVPRQCYSPQQLVNYVETGSFPAPPAPWVYSNVAFGILGYVLQGINARSTGQQVDWYTLVRQQIIDPLGMAHTYDLNVPVSEQGEYAQGYTWDNLGNVHTTLHWTWDPYPSAGVLRSTAPDMMKYLKLALGLQGPAAMIAGVQTAEKIWAHTDTNQGQGFAWEYEPLYPPSSLSPFPPDVIWKDGATAGCSSWIGMIAPSAGGASHRNRGIDQCDSGCRRRARPNDIADALSPPLAVRRSDVCVIASATTQRGSWLLDSGIDLATFADLMGHSKPTTTLNYYAHSQPGRGRKA; encoded by the coding sequence GTGGCGAATGCGATTCGCAGCGCGGTTTCGGCGATGGCCGCGCCGACGCCGCCGGGCCTCGCGATCGCGGTGTACTATCACGGCAACGCGTATTACTTTTATCAGGGCGTGCGCGCCGTGGGCGGAATGCCGGTCGATCGCAATACGATCTTCGAACTCGGCTCGCTCACCAAGAGCTTTACGGGGATTATGCTCGGCGCATACGTGAACCAAGGGACGGCCGGCGTGACCGCCTACGACCATCCGGTGCGGTGGATCGACTTCGTCGGCGATCCCAATCAAACGGCACCCGCTCCGGTCCAGACGACCTGCGCGCAACCGTCTGCAACGCCCGTTCCACCTGCCGATTACGGCACGGTCACGGCGATGACGTTACTGCAGTTGGCAACGCATACGTCGGGCATTCCGTACACGCCGCCTCCGCCGAACGGCGATATCGTTCCACGGCAGTGCTACTCACCGCAGCAGTTAGTGAACTACGTCGAGACGGGAAGCTTCCCCGCTCCGCCGGCGCCGTGGGTCTACTCCAACGTTGCCTTCGGCATCCTCGGCTACGTCTTGCAGGGCATCAATGCACGAAGTACGGGCCAGCAGGTCGATTGGTACACGCTCGTACGCCAGCAGATCATCGATCCGCTCGGAATGGCACACACGTATGATTTGAACGTGCCGGTTTCAGAGCAGGGCGAATACGCTCAGGGCTATACGTGGGACAACCTCGGCAACGTGCACACGACGTTGCACTGGACCTGGGATCCGTACCCATCGGCCGGCGTGCTGCGTTCGACGGCACCCGACATGATGAAATACTTGAAGCTTGCGTTGGGTCTGCAGGGCCCGGCCGCGATGATCGCAGGAGTGCAAACCGCCGAGAAAATTTGGGCGCACACTGATACGAATCAAGGGCAAGGATTTGCCTGGGAATACGAGCCGCTCTACCCGCCAAGTTCGCTGAGCCCATTCCCGCCGGACGTCATTTGGAAAGACGGCGCGACGGCAGGCTGCTCCAGCTGGATCGGCATGATTGCGCCATCCGCTGGGGGGGCAAGCCATCGGAATCGTGGTATTGACCAATGCGACTCCGGTTGCCGTCGGCGCGCTCGGCCGAACGATATTGCAGACGCTCTATCTCCGCCGTTAGCAGTCCGTCGCAGCGACGTGTGCGTTATTGCAAGCGCGACAACTCAACGCGGCAGTTGGTTGCTGGATAGCGGCATCGACCTTGCAACCTTCGCAGACCTGATGGGGCACTCGAAGCCTACGACAACGTTGAACTACTATGCGCATTCACAGCCTGGTCGCGGGCGAAAGGCGTAG